In the genome of Nocardia terpenica, one region contains:
- the gcvT gene encoding glycine cleavage system aminomethyltransferase GcvT, with protein sequence MTETNLLQGPIHDVHVELGASFAPFGGWEMPVSYAGTVAEHTAVRETVGVFDVSHLGKATVAGPGAAAFVNAALTNDLGRIRPGKAQYTLCCTPEGGVIDDLIAYYVSDDEVFLVPNAANTAAVVAELRKVAPEGITVTDQHREYAVFAVQGIKSTEVLTALGLPTDMEYMAYADAEWEGRPVRVCRTGYTGEHGYELLPRWDDAAPLFRALIERVKAAGGQPAGLGARDTLRTEMGYPLHGHELSLDISPLQARCGWAIGWKKPEFWGKSALEQEKSAGPRRILMGLKGLDRGVLRPGQAVLRGDETVGETTSGTFSPTLKVGIALALLDTGAGLEPGDQVEVDVRGRRLRAEIVRPPFVTARTS encoded by the coding sequence GTGACCGAGACGAACTTGCTGCAGGGCCCGATTCATGACGTGCACGTCGAGCTGGGGGCGTCGTTCGCCCCGTTCGGCGGCTGGGAGATGCCGGTGTCGTACGCCGGGACGGTGGCGGAGCACACCGCCGTCCGCGAGACCGTCGGGGTGTTCGACGTGAGCCACCTCGGAAAGGCGACCGTGGCGGGGCCGGGGGCGGCGGCGTTCGTCAACGCGGCGCTGACCAACGACCTGGGCCGGATCCGGCCGGGGAAGGCGCAGTACACGCTGTGCTGCACGCCCGAGGGCGGGGTGATCGACGACCTGATCGCCTACTACGTGAGCGACGACGAGGTCTTCCTGGTGCCCAACGCCGCCAACACCGCCGCCGTGGTGGCCGAGCTGCGCAAGGTCGCGCCGGAGGGCATCACCGTCACCGATCAGCACCGGGAGTACGCGGTGTTCGCGGTGCAGGGCATCAAGTCCACGGAAGTGCTTACCGCGCTGGGTCTTCCGACCGACATGGAGTACATGGCCTACGCCGACGCCGAGTGGGAGGGCCGCCCGGTCCGGGTGTGCCGCACCGGCTACACCGGCGAGCACGGCTACGAGCTGCTGCCGCGCTGGGACGACGCCGCCCCGCTGTTCCGGGCGCTGATCGAGCGGGTGAAGGCCGCCGGTGGCCAGCCCGCCGGGCTGGGCGCGCGCGACACCCTGCGCACCGAGATGGGCTACCCGCTGCACGGACACGAACTGTCGCTGGACATCTCGCCGCTGCAGGCGCGCTGCGGCTGGGCGATCGGCTGGAAGAAGCCGGAGTTCTGGGGCAAATCCGCACTGGAGCAGGAGAAGTCGGCGGGCCCGCGGCGAATCCTCATGGGCCTCAAGGGACTCGATCGCGGCGTGCTGCGCCCGGGCCAGGCCGTGCTGCGCGGCGACGAGACCGTCGGCGAAACCACCTCGGGCACTTTCTCGCCCACGCTGAAGGTGGGAATCGCGTTGGCGCTGTTGGACACCGGCGCGGGGCTGGAGCCGGGTGACCAGGTCGAGGTCGACGTGCGCGGGCGACGGTTGCGCGCGGAGATTGTTCGGCCGCCGTTCGTTACTGCGCGTACTTCTTGA
- a CDS encoding DUF3043 domain-containing protein — MKFLRRGDASTTDNLADEAPADNSEGNSATGRAAATATSGKGRPTPKRRDAQGRKRGPIAPAPMTAKEARARRKANRGTRAERKAASAERRAAAADRRARMLAGEDKYLLPRDRGPVRAYVRDLVDARRNLVGLFMPLALVLILTMFLTPALQAYVTLAMLVMMVFMIAEGFVIGRIINRRVRERFPDHTDSPWSLGWYAFVRASQIRRMRAPKPRVSAGEAV; from the coding sequence GTGAAGTTCCTTCGCCGCGGCGATGCCAGCACCACCGACAACCTCGCCGACGAGGCCCCGGCCGACAACTCCGAGGGCAACTCGGCCACCGGCCGGGCGGCCGCGACGGCCACGTCCGGTAAGGGGCGACCCACCCCGAAGCGCCGGGATGCCCAGGGCCGCAAGCGCGGTCCGATCGCGCCCGCGCCCATGACGGCGAAGGAGGCCCGCGCCCGGCGCAAGGCCAATCGCGGCACCCGCGCCGAGCGCAAGGCCGCCTCGGCCGAGCGTCGCGCCGCCGCCGCCGACCGCCGCGCCCGCATGCTGGCCGGTGAGGACAAGTACCTCTTACCCCGGGACCGGGGCCCGGTGCGCGCGTATGTCCGCGACCTCGTGGACGCCCGGCGCAATCTGGTCGGCCTGTTCATGCCGCTGGCCCTGGTGCTGATTCTCACCATGTTCCTGACCCCGGCCCTGCAGGCGTACGTCACGCTGGCCATGCTGGTGATGATGGTGTTCATGATCGCCGAGGGCTTCGTGATCGGCCGCATCATCAATCGCCGGGTGCGCGAGCGGTTCCCGGACCACACCGATTCCCCGTGGTCGCTGGGCTGGTACGCGTTCGTCCGCGCCTCGCAGATCCGCCGCATGCGCGCGCCGAAGCCGCGCGTCTCGGCGGGCGAGGCCGTGTAG
- a CDS encoding adenosylcobinamide-GDP ribazoletransferase, with the protein MNGIRLAFSWLTVFPVRGPETVERADAARAIAMAPVVGAVLGVGAAGLTRVFAAAGTGFALAGLLTVAALALVTRGMHVDGLADTMDGLGSYGPPERAREIMKSGGVGPFGVVALIVAIGVQALAFATLAADDRWWAIALAVAVGRVAVIPACRHGYVAAPGAGFGALVAGTQSLPTATVWTAIACVTAVFAVPDHWWLGPLAVAAALAATVFLVRHCVRRFDGLSGDVLGAVVETAVSIAAVGLSLTF; encoded by the coding sequence GTGAACGGGATTCGGCTGGCGTTCTCGTGGCTGACCGTGTTCCCGGTGCGGGGGCCGGAGACCGTCGAGCGCGCCGATGCGGCGCGGGCGATCGCCATGGCGCCGGTGGTGGGTGCCGTGCTCGGGGTCGGGGCCGCCGGGCTGACGCGGGTATTCGCCGCGGCGGGAACGGGTTTCGCGCTGGCCGGGTTGCTGACGGTGGCGGCGCTGGCGCTCGTCACGCGCGGCATGCACGTGGACGGGCTGGCCGACACCATGGACGGGCTCGGAAGTTACGGGCCGCCGGAACGGGCCCGCGAGATCATGAAAAGCGGTGGGGTGGGGCCGTTCGGCGTGGTCGCGCTGATCGTCGCGATCGGCGTGCAGGCACTGGCGTTCGCGACCCTGGCCGCCGACGATCGGTGGTGGGCAATCGCTCTGGCGGTGGCGGTGGGCCGGGTGGCCGTGATCCCGGCCTGCCGCCACGGGTATGTCGCCGCACCGGGCGCGGGCTTCGGCGCCTTGGTGGCGGGCACCCAATCGCTGCCGACGGCGACGGTATGGACCGCGATCGCCTGCGTCACAGCCGTATTCGCCGTCCCCGACCACTGGTGGCTGGGCCCGCTGGCCGTGGCCGCCGCCCTGGCCGCCACCGTATTCCTGGTCCGCCACTGCGTCCGCCGCTTCGACGGGCTCAGTGGCGACGTCCTCGGCGCCGTTGTCGAGACCGCCGTTTCCATTGCTGCGGTGGGACTCTCGCTCACCTTCTGA
- a CDS encoding helix-turn-helix domain-containing protein — MLSKVSVLVTDRLAMFEFGVVCEVFGLDRSDDGLPVFDFRICGAEPGRPLTSSSPGITVIPEYGLDELLDSDLVAIPAFSRVGGPPEPRVVRAVADAAAAGATVLTVCSGAFLAGAAGLLDGRKCTTHWRFTDELAALHPTATVDPDVLFVDAGPLITSAGTAAGIDACLHLVRRELGSSVANAIARRMVVPPQRDGGQRQFIERPVPECTSDSLGATLLWMSENLDLPHTIEDLAARSAMSTRTFARRFLAESGTTPVKWLTNQRILLAKQLLEDTSLDLESIAGRCGFGSGALLRHHFQRLVGLAPTEYRRRFGS; from the coding sequence ATGCTCTCGAAGGTTTCCGTTCTGGTCACCGATCGGCTCGCCATGTTCGAATTCGGCGTTGTCTGCGAAGTTTTCGGGTTGGACCGCAGCGACGACGGGCTGCCGGTATTCGACTTCCGGATCTGCGGCGCCGAACCGGGCCGCCCGCTGACTTCCAGCTCACCGGGTATCACCGTTATTCCCGAGTACGGCCTCGACGAGCTGCTCGACTCCGATCTGGTCGCGATTCCGGCCTTCTCCCGCGTCGGCGGGCCGCCCGAGCCGCGCGTGGTCCGGGCGGTCGCCGATGCCGCGGCGGCCGGGGCGACCGTGCTCACCGTGTGTTCGGGCGCGTTCCTCGCCGGGGCGGCCGGGCTGCTGGATGGGCGAAAGTGCACCACGCACTGGCGTTTCACCGACGAATTGGCCGCGCTGCATCCCACGGCGACCGTCGATCCCGATGTGCTGTTCGTCGACGCGGGTCCGTTGATCACCAGCGCGGGCACGGCCGCGGGCATCGACGCCTGCCTGCATCTGGTGCGCCGGGAACTGGGGTCGTCGGTGGCGAATGCGATCGCCCGGCGCATGGTGGTCCCGCCGCAGCGCGACGGCGGGCAGCGTCAGTTCATCGAGCGTCCGGTGCCGGAATGCACGTCCGACAGCCTGGGCGCGACCCTGCTGTGGATGAGCGAGAATCTCGACCTGCCGCACACCATCGAGGACCTGGCCGCCCGCTCGGCCATGTCCACCCGCACCTTCGCCCGCCGCTTCCTGGCCGAGAGCGGCACCACCCCCGTGAAATGGCTGACCAACCAACGCATCCTGCTGGCCAAACAACTCCTGGAAGACACCTCCCTGGACCTGGAATCAATCGCCGGCCGCTGCGGTTTCGGCTCCGGCGCCCTGCTCCGCCACCACTTCCAGCGCCTGGTCGGCCTGGCCCCGACCGAATACCGCCGCCGCTTCGGAAGCTGA
- a CDS encoding branched-chain amino acid aminotransferase: MTVAAQFTRVSHPAPTPAQRRQEILAAPGFGRYFTDHMVSIEYKNGQWTDARVEPYGALTMDPATMVFHYGQAIFEGLKAYRQGDGGIATFRIDANARRFRNSARRMAMAELPDELFVESVRQLLEVDADWVPAAGGEDSLYLRPFMVATEFGLGVKPADSYRYLLLGSPAGAYFPRGLKPVRVWLSTEYVRAAPGGTGEAKVAGNYAASLLAQKQAAEQGCDQVVWLDAAEHRYVEEMGTNNLFFVFGSGSDARLVTPELSGALLPGITRDSLLTLAADAGYQVEERKISVEEWRKGVESGEITEVFGCGTAAVVIPVATVRSAEGEFTVGTGEPGEVTMALRDTLTGIQRGTFADIHGWLRRMV; the protein is encoded by the coding sequence ATGACCGTTGCTGCCCAGTTCACCCGTGTTTCGCATCCCGCGCCGACCCCGGCGCAGCGGCGGCAGGAAATCCTGGCGGCGCCCGGATTCGGGCGCTATTTCACCGACCACATGGTGTCGATCGAATACAAGAACGGGCAGTGGACCGATGCCCGCGTCGAGCCCTACGGTGCGCTGACGATGGACCCGGCGACCATGGTCTTCCACTACGGCCAGGCCATCTTCGAGGGCCTCAAGGCCTACCGGCAGGGCGACGGCGGCATCGCGACCTTCCGCATCGACGCCAATGCCCGGCGCTTCCGGAACTCGGCGCGCCGGATGGCGATGGCCGAGCTGCCCGACGAGCTGTTCGTGGAGTCGGTGCGGCAGCTGCTGGAGGTCGACGCCGACTGGGTGCCCGCCGCCGGTGGCGAGGATTCGCTGTATCTGCGGCCCTTCATGGTGGCCACCGAGTTCGGCCTGGGCGTCAAGCCCGCCGACAGCTACCGGTACCTGCTGCTGGGTTCTCCTGCGGGCGCGTACTTTCCGCGCGGCCTGAAGCCGGTGCGGGTGTGGCTGTCGACCGAGTACGTGCGGGCCGCGCCCGGCGGCACCGGCGAGGCGAAGGTCGCCGGTAACTACGCGGCCTCGCTGCTGGCCCAGAAGCAGGCCGCCGAGCAGGGCTGCGATCAGGTGGTCTGGCTGGACGCCGCCGAGCACCGCTACGTCGAGGAGATGGGCACCAACAACCTGTTCTTCGTCTTCGGCTCGGGTTCGGATGCGCGCCTGGTCACCCCGGAACTGTCCGGCGCGCTGCTACCCGGCATCACCCGCGACTCGCTGCTGACCCTCGCCGCCGACGCCGGTTACCAGGTCGAGGAGCGCAAGATCTCGGTCGAGGAGTGGCGCAAGGGCGTCGAATCCGGCGAGATCACCGAGGTTTTCGGCTGCGGCACCGCCGCGGTGGTCATCCCGGTCGCCACGGTCCGCTCGGCCGAGGGCGAATTCACCGTCGGCACCGGCGAACCCGGCGAGGTCACCATGGCCCTGCGCGACACCCTCACCGGCATCCAGCGCGGCACCTTCGCCGACATCCACGGCTGGCTCCGCCGCATGGTCTGA
- a CDS encoding alpha/beta fold hydrolase yields the protein MTDHEHSGDIAATDPARLGTTSISGGRRLAWAEWGPADGTPVLLCPGAGWSRWLGFGADVVDELGVRLISVDRPGLGDSTPAPGRTLTDWADDIERLGLENPAIVGFSQGAPFALACAARGIASAVAIVSGGDELARPEFALPPEVRALVELVAADPAAAEAEFTRFGSADTLWRMSIDGSADIDRAIYRQPQFERAFRRALRDGFAQGPAGYARDTVLHFAPWPFDVADIRTRVDLWYGGLDTNPTHSPDHGATLASRIPNATRHFLPDSGGSLLWTHATDILTMLLKG from the coding sequence GTGACTGATCATGAGCACTCCGGCGATATCGCCGCTACCGATCCGGCCCGGCTGGGCACGACAAGCATCTCGGGCGGACGCCGACTGGCCTGGGCCGAGTGGGGACCGGCCGACGGCACGCCCGTGCTGTTGTGTCCCGGGGCGGGCTGGAGCCGGTGGCTGGGATTCGGCGCGGATGTCGTGGACGAGTTGGGCGTGCGGCTCATCTCGGTGGACCGGCCGGGCCTCGGGGATTCCACGCCCGCGCCGGGCCGCACGCTGACGGACTGGGCGGACGATATCGAGCGCCTCGGCCTGGAGAATCCGGCGATCGTCGGCTTCTCGCAAGGGGCGCCGTTCGCGCTCGCCTGCGCGGCCCGGGGCATCGCCTCGGCCGTGGCGATCGTCTCCGGCGGCGACGAACTGGCCCGACCCGAATTCGCGCTACCGCCCGAGGTCCGGGCCCTGGTCGAGCTCGTCGCCGCCGATCCGGCGGCCGCCGAGGCGGAATTCACCCGCTTCGGCAGCGCCGACACGCTGTGGCGCATGAGCATCGACGGCAGCGCGGACATCGACCGGGCGATCTACCGGCAACCGCAATTCGAACGCGCGTTCCGCCGGGCGCTGCGCGACGGATTCGCCCAGGGCCCAGCCGGTTACGCCCGCGACACCGTCCTGCACTTCGCACCCTGGCCGTTCGACGTCGCCGACATTCGCACCCGGGTCGACCTCTGGTACGGCGGCTTGGACACCAACCCCACCCACTCCCCCGACCACGGTGCCACTCTCGCCAGCCGAATACCCAACGCCACCAGGCACTTTCTCCCCGACTCGGGCGGCTCGCTGCTGTGGACCCACGCCACCGATATTTTGACCATGCTGCTGAAGGGGTGA
- a CDS encoding MBL fold metallo-hydrolase, which yields MGSDRLYFRQLLAGRDWAVGDPIATQMRNFAYLIGDRESGECVVVDPAYAAGDLVDIAEADGLRVTGVLATHHHPDHVGGTMLGFTLQGVRELLERIDVPVHVHRQELPWVANVTEIAPGELTGHEHGDTIGVGAVDIELLHTPGHTPGSLCFLVDDRLVAGDTLFIDGCGRTDFPGGDSEAMFRSLRSLAALPGNPVVYPGHWYSEEPSAALSAVRDNNYVLRPQTLEQWHMLMPG from the coding sequence ATGGGATCCGACCGTTTGTATTTCCGTCAGCTGCTCGCCGGCCGGGACTGGGCCGTCGGCGATCCGATCGCGACCCAGATGCGCAATTTCGCGTATCTGATCGGCGACCGCGAGTCCGGGGAGTGCGTGGTCGTGGATCCGGCGTACGCGGCGGGCGATCTGGTCGACATCGCCGAGGCGGACGGGCTGCGGGTGACGGGCGTGCTCGCCACCCACCACCACCCCGATCACGTGGGCGGCACCATGCTCGGCTTCACGTTGCAGGGGGTGCGAGAGCTGTTGGAGCGGATCGACGTTCCCGTGCACGTGCATCGGCAGGAGCTGCCGTGGGTCGCGAACGTCACCGAGATCGCGCCGGGCGAGCTGACCGGCCACGAGCACGGCGACACGATCGGCGTCGGCGCGGTCGACATCGAACTGCTGCACACCCCCGGCCACACCCCGGGCAGCCTGTGCTTCCTCGTCGACGACCGGCTCGTCGCGGGCGACACCCTCTTCATCGACGGCTGCGGCCGCACCGACTTCCCCGGTGGCGACTCGGAAGCCATGTTCCGCAGCCTGCGCTCCCTGGCGGCCCTCCCCGGCAACCCCGTCGTCTACCCCGGCCACTGGTACTCCGAGGAACCGAGCGCCGCCCTGTCCGCGGTGCGGGACAACAACTACGTCCTGCGACCGCAGACCTTGGAGCAGTGGCACATGCTGATGCCGGGGTGA
- the cobT gene encoding nicotinate-nucleotide--dimethylbenzimidazole phosphoribosyltransferase, protein MLNDAGSGRAMRTLVLGGARSGKSAFAEELAGRDRAVRYVATAVLDPDDAEFADRIAAHRDRRPARWSVVEGDPVDVLTIPAPITLIDDLGTWLTARLDARSAWDSPRGTITPDIDALIAAVAAYSDRLLIVSPEVGLGIIPATRSGRLFQDELGKLNQRLAALCDEVLFIVAGRAIPLQPPTAPEQPASTTGVAGQLTEPAASNETGSAAATIAKPGVGSTTAPAITDSVVGESAAAASLSAGDEAGSAPTDAVAASAGPSAPAETSVGGETGSAAGSAADLGGGVGSSAAAVVAGAAGVGRVVAGVGDETGSAGVVVDAGVGGSAVGDDVSGRGGVGDNGVGRGVVGVEGFGGVPVFGAVAEPDRRVWGVAEERQLRLTKPAGALGRLEALGNWVAACQGVCPPRQFERARVVVFAGDHGVARQGVSAYPAEVTAQMVANFVAGGAAVNTLARLADATVRVVDIAVDGDTDPAVSGYKVRRASGSIDREDALSEAEVHTALAVGRAIADEEIDAGADLLIAGDMGIGNTTPATVLIATLTDTEPVLAMGRGTGVDDAGWMRKAAVVRDAMWRARPHRHDPVALLRTVGGADFAAVTGYLAQAAARRTPVILDGVVITAAAVLAEMLAPGAKAWWVAGHRSTEPAHQLALTKLGLEPLLDMSMRLGEGSGALTALPVLRAAVGALGEMSTFDEAGVSTADAAH, encoded by the coding sequence GTGTTGAACGATGCTGGGAGCGGGCGGGCGATGCGGACGCTGGTACTCGGTGGGGCGCGGTCGGGGAAGTCGGCGTTCGCCGAGGAACTGGCCGGACGGGACCGGGCGGTGCGCTACGTCGCGACCGCCGTCCTGGATCCCGACGACGCCGAGTTCGCCGATCGCATTGCGGCACACCGGGATCGGCGGCCCGCGCGCTGGAGCGTCGTGGAGGGCGACCCCGTCGACGTGCTCACCATCCCGGCCCCGATCACGCTGATCGACGACCTCGGCACCTGGCTGACCGCCCGCCTGGACGCGCGCTCGGCCTGGGACTCCCCGCGCGGCACCATCACACCCGATATCGACGCCCTGATCGCCGCCGTCGCCGCCTACTCCGACCGCCTACTGATCGTGAGCCCCGAGGTCGGCCTCGGCATCATCCCCGCCACCCGCTCCGGCCGCCTCTTCCAAGACGAACTCGGCAAACTCAACCAACGCCTCGCCGCCCTCTGCGACGAGGTCCTGTTCATAGTCGCAGGCCGAGCAATCCCCCTCCAACCACCCACCGCACCCGAACAACCAGCATCGACCACCGGTGTGGCCGGACAGCTGACGGAACCCGCCGCGAGCAACGAAACCGGCTCCGCGGCAGCGACTATCGCGAAGCCGGGCGTCGGTTCAACCACAGCGCCTGCCATCACCGATTCGGTGGTCGGCGAGTCTGCCGCAGCGGCTTCGCTCAGCGCAGGCGACGAAGCGGGTTCCGCGCCAACAGATGCCGTGGCCGCGTCGGCCGGACCGAGCGCGCCTGCGGAAACCAGTGTGGGTGGCGAGACTGGTTCTGCGGCAGGGAGTGCGGCGGACTTGGGTGGCGGGGTTGGTTCTTCCGCAGCGGCTGTTGTGGCGGGGGCGGCTGGGGTCGGCAGGGTTGTGGCGGGCGTGGGGGATGAGACCGGTTCTGCGGGGGTGGTTGTCGATGCGGGGGTGGGGGGTTCTGCTGTGGGGGATGATGTTTCGGGGCGGGGGGGCGTGGGGGACAATGGGGTTGGGCGGGGAGTGGTGGGGGTTGAGGGTTTTGGTGGGGTGCCGGTTTTCGGGGCGGTGGCGGAGCCGGATCGGCGGGTGTGGGGGGTGGCGGAGGAGCGGCAGTTGCGGCTTACCAAGCCTGCGGGGGCGTTGGGGCGGTTGGAGGCGCTGGGGAATTGGGTGGCGGCCTGTCAGGGGGTGTGTCCGCCCAGGCAGTTCGAGCGGGCTCGGGTGGTGGTCTTCGCGGGGGATCATGGCGTTGCGCGGCAAGGGGTTTCGGCCTATCCGGCGGAGGTGACCGCGCAGATGGTCGCCAACTTCGTTGCCGGTGGGGCCGCGGTGAATACCTTGGCGCGGCTGGCGGATGCCACGGTGCGGGTGGTGGATATCGCGGTGGACGGGGATACCGATCCGGCGGTGTCCGGCTACAAGGTGCGGCGCGCGAGCGGCAGCATCGACCGGGAGGACGCGCTGAGCGAGGCAGAGGTGCACACCGCGCTGGCGGTGGGGCGCGCGATCGCCGACGAGGAGATCGACGCGGGGGCGGACCTGCTGATCGCGGGCGATATGGGCATCGGGAACACCACGCCCGCAACGGTTCTGATCGCCACGCTCACCGATACCGAGCCGGTGCTGGCCATGGGGCGCGGCACCGGCGTCGACGACGCCGGGTGGATGCGCAAGGCCGCGGTCGTGCGGGACGCCATGTGGCGGGCCCGCCCGCACCGTCACGACCCGGTGGCGCTGCTGCGGACCGTCGGCGGCGCCGATTTCGCCGCGGTCACCGGCTACCTCGCCCAGGCGGCCGCCCGCCGCACCCCGGTGATCCTGGACGGCGTGGTGATCACCGCCGCCGCCGTCCTCGCCGAGATGCTGGCGCCCGGCGCCAAGGCGTGGTGGGTGGCGGGGCACCGCTCCACCGAGCCCGCCCACCAACTGGCCCTCACCAAACTCGGCCTGGAACCGTTGCTGGACATGAGCATGCGCCTCGGCGAAGGCTCCGGCGCTCTCACCGCCCTGCCGGTACTCCGCGCCGCGGTCGGTGCGCTCGGCGAGATGTCGACCTTCGACGAGGCGGGCGTCAGCACCGCCGACGCCGCGCACTGA
- a CDS encoding carbohydrate kinase family protein has translation MTIAVSGSIATDNLMTFPGKFSESLLPDQLQHVSVSFLVDDLAIRRGGVAGNIAYAMGLLRGSPLLIGAVGADFGDYREWLERNGVDCSAVYISEKAHTARFICTTDSEMAQIAAFYPGAMSEARNISIAEIARTRGDLALMLVGADDPDAMLRHTRECREIGLPFAADPSQQLARLDGEQALQLIDGAAFLFTNEYELGLLRQKTGLTLEQIDSRVGIRVTTLGAKGVLIVDRDGAELNVEVVPETSKVDPTGIGDAFRAGFLTGHNAGLSLERSAQLGSLVAVLVLETDGPQEWILDRPAAIERLGRAYGPEAAAEITPLLA, from the coding sequence GTGACCATCGCCGTGTCCGGATCCATCGCGACCGACAATCTCATGACCTTCCCCGGAAAGTTCTCCGAGTCGCTGCTGCCCGATCAGCTGCAGCACGTGTCGGTCAGCTTCCTCGTCGACGACCTGGCGATCCGGCGCGGCGGCGTGGCCGGCAACATCGCCTACGCGATGGGCCTGCTGCGGGGGTCCCCGCTGCTGATCGGCGCGGTCGGCGCCGACTTCGGCGACTACCGGGAGTGGTTGGAGCGCAACGGCGTCGACTGCTCGGCGGTGTACATCTCGGAGAAGGCGCACACCGCGCGGTTCATCTGCACCACCGACAGCGAGATGGCGCAGATCGCGGCGTTCTACCCGGGCGCGATGAGCGAGGCCCGCAACATCTCCATCGCCGAGATCGCGCGCACGCGTGGCGATCTCGCGCTCATGCTGGTCGGCGCCGACGATCCGGACGCCATGCTGCGGCACACCCGCGAGTGCCGTGAGATCGGCCTGCCGTTCGCCGCCGACCCCTCCCAGCAGCTGGCCCGCCTCGACGGCGAGCAGGCGCTGCAGCTGATCGACGGCGCCGCCTTCCTGTTCACCAACGAGTACGAGCTGGGCCTGCTGCGGCAGAAGACCGGCCTGACGCTCGAGCAGATCGACAGCCGCGTCGGCATCCGCGTCACCACCCTCGGCGCCAAGGGCGTGCTGATCGTCGACCGCGACGGCGCCGAGCTGAATGTCGAAGTGGTGCCGGAGACTTCGAAGGTGGACCCGACCGGTATCGGCGACGCGTTCCGCGCGGGCTTCCTCACCGGACACAACGCCGGGCTGAGCCTGGAGCGTTCGGCGCAGCTGGGCTCGCTCGTCGCGGTGCTGGTGCTGGAGACCGACGGCCCGCAGGAATGGATCCTGGACCGCCCGGCCGCCATCGAACGACTCGGCCGCGCCTACGGGCCCGAGGCCGCCGCGGAGATCACCCCCCTGCTCGCCTGA
- a CDS encoding iron-sulfur cluster assembly accessory protein, translated as MTVQNETTTHGVTLTDAAAAKAKALLDQEGRDDLALRIAVQPGGCAGLRYQLFFDDRSLDGDLTGEFGGVTLTVDRMSAPYVQGAAIDFVDTIEKQGFTIDNPNATGSCACGDSFN; from the coding sequence ATGACTGTGCAGAACGAGACCACCACCCACGGTGTGACTCTGACCGATGCCGCTGCCGCCAAGGCGAAGGCGCTGCTCGATCAGGAGGGCCGTGACGACCTTGCGCTGCGAATCGCGGTGCAGCCCGGCGGCTGCGCCGGCCTGCGCTACCAGCTCTTCTTCGACGATCGCAGTCTCGACGGCGATCTCACCGGCGAGTTCGGCGGCGTCACCCTCACCGTCGACCGCATGAGCGCCCCCTACGTCCAGGGCGCGGCGATCGACTTCGTCGACACCATCGAGAAGCAGGGCTTCACCATCGACAACCCCAACGCGACCGGCTCCTGCGCCTGCGGCGACAGCTTCAACTGA